A window of Pararhodobacter sp. genomic DNA:
GGGTTCGTGACCCTGACCACGGATTGCGAGGTGCAATACAAATGCACCGACTATTACGCGCCCGAGTGCGACCGTGCCGTGCGCTGGAATGATCCACAGATCGGCGTGGACTGGCAGCTTGGCGGGGCGACCCCGCTGCTGTCGGACAAGGACGCAAACGCCATGTCCCTGGCCGATCTGGACAATCCGTTTTCGTGGAGTGACGCGTGAAAATTCTTGTTACCGGTGGTGCCGGGTTCATTGGTTCGGCGGTTGTGCGCCTTGCGGTATCGCGCGGGCATCAGGTGGTGAACCTCGATGCACTGACCTATGCCGCCTGCCTCGATAACGTGGCCGAAGTTGCAGACAGCCCGCTTTATACCTTCGAGCACGCCGATATTCGCGACCCCGCCGCCCTGACGCGGATTTTCACCACGCACCAACCCGACGCGGTGATGCATCTGGCCGCCGAAAGCCATGTGGATCGCTCGATCGACGGTCCGCGCGATTTCATCGAGACCAACATCACCGGCACCTTCAACATGCTGGAGGCCGCGCGCGCCTATTGGACACGGGCCAACACGCCAGCGGGGTTCCGGTTTCACCATATCTCGACCGATGAGGTGTTTGGCTCCTTGCCCAACGACCCGGCGCAAAAATTCACCGAAACAACACCTTATGACCCACGCTCACCTTATTCGGCGTCCAAGGCAGCGTCGGATCATCTGGTGCGCGCCTGGCACGAAACCTATGGCCTGCCCGTCGTCCTGACCAATTGCTCGAACAACTACGGTCCCTATCATTTCCCCGAAAAGCTGATCCCGGTGATCATTCTCAACGCGCTGGCGGGCAAGGCCTTGCCGATCTACGGTGATGGCTCGAACGTGCGCGATTGGCTCTATGTCGAGGATCACGCCGATGCGCTGCTGCTGGCGTTGGAAAAAGGCAAGCCGGGCCACAGCTATAACATCGGCGGCGAGAATGAGCGCAGCAATCTGGAGCTGGTGCAGACGCTTTGCGCGATTCTGGATGCCAAACGACCCAAAGCCGCTGGGGTTTATGCCGACCAGATCACCTTTGTCACCGACCGGCCCGGCCATGACGCCCGCTATGCCATCGACCCGTCACACATTCGCGCCGAATTGGGCTGGCGGCCCTCGGTGACGGTTGAAGAAGGGCTTGAGCGCACGGTGGATTGGTATCTGGCCAACGAGTCCTGGTGGCGGCCACTGCAAGCGCGACAGGGCGTTGGCGTGCGGCTGGGGATCAAGGACACAGACCGC
This region includes:
- the rfbB gene encoding dTDP-glucose 4,6-dehydratase; translation: MKILVTGGAGFIGSAVVRLAVSRGHQVVNLDALTYAACLDNVAEVADSPLYTFEHADIRDPAALTRIFTTHQPDAVMHLAAESHVDRSIDGPRDFIETNITGTFNMLEAARAYWTRANTPAGFRFHHISTDEVFGSLPNDPAQKFTETTPYDPRSPYSASKAASDHLVRAWHETYGLPVVLTNCSNNYGPYHFPEKLIPVIILNALAGKALPIYGDGSNVRDWLYVEDHADALLLALEKGKPGHSYNIGGENERSNLELVQTLCAILDAKRPKAAGVYADQITFVTDRPGHDARYAIDPSHIRAELGWRPSVTVEEGLERTVDWYLANESWWRPLQARQGVGVRLGIKDTDRA